A part of Aegilops tauschii subsp. strangulata cultivar AL8/78 chromosome 2, Aet v6.0, whole genome shotgun sequence genomic DNA contains:
- the LOC109732273 gene encoding uncharacterized protein yields MYLRCAVHDTPKQGRKWLPVAEFWYKSTLHSSLKCSPFKVLYGIDPNLGGLPHFDSAMPADAPTGELYWGAHTDRLHAQLARAQASFKKQTDLHRAVRAFDVGEQVLLKLQPYDQSSIVNRPCRNLSYKFYGPFMVAERNGTLAYRLQLPADCRIHPVFHVSQLKPVIPDYTPVFSELPRVLELVTGEAEPMAILERCMMKEGDMPIIQLQV; encoded by the coding sequence ATGTACCTTCGATGCGCCGTCCACGACACCCCGAAGCAAGGGCGCAAGTGGCTGCCGGTGGCGGAATTTTGGTACAAGTCCACGCTTCACTCGTCGCTCAAGTGCTCTCCCTTCAAGGTGCTCTACGGCATCGACCCCAACCTGGGGGGCTTGCCACACTTCGACTCCGCCATGCCAGCGGACGCACCAACGGGCGAGCTGTACTGGGGTGCGCACACTGATCGGCTTCACGCACAACTTGCCCGTGCCCAGGCAAGCTTCAAGAAGCAGACAGACCTCCACCGGGCGGTGCGAGCGTTCGACGTTGGGGAACAGGTACTGCTCAAGCTACAACCGTATGATCAGTCTTCGATCGTCAATCGCCCCTGCCGGAACCTCTCCTACAAGTTCTACGGTCCGTTCATGGTGGCCGAACGGAACGGTACACTGGCGTATCGCCTGCAACTGCCGGCAGATTGCCGCATCCATCCGGTATtccatgtttcccagttgaagccTGTCATTCCTGATTACACCCCTGTCTTCTCTGAACTACCACGAGTACTTGAGCTGGTCACCGGCGAGGCGGAGCCCATGGCCATCTTGGAGCGTTGCATGATGAAGGAAGGGGACATGCCAATCATCCAGCTACAAGTGTAA